A single Klebsiella variicola DNA region contains:
- a CDS encoding diaminobutyrate--2-oxoglutarate transaminase: MMTDKVRIDTLRADLLDANNETFLARQAEFESNVRSYPRKLPLAITKAEGVWLTDADNKQYLDCLAGAGTLALGHNHPDVLQSIQSVITSGLPLHTLDLTTPLKDRFSEYLLSCLPGDGKEYCLQFTGPSGADAVEAALKLAKKYTGRTAVISFSGGYHGMTHGALSVTGNLSPKAAVNGMMPEVQFMPYPHLYRCPLGIGGEAGVKALTYYFENLINDVESGVRKPAAVILEAVQGEGGVNPAPVEWLQRIRKVTEEHGILLIVDEVQAGFARTGKFFAFEHAGIQPDIIVMSKAVGGGLPLAVLGIKKQFDAWEPGHHTGTFRGNQLAMATGLTTLRHLRDNKIADKVAAQGEWLKGKLAELQKRYPVIGHVRGLGLMIGIEIVKPNEAQDHMGCYPADGELSALLQKKCFEAGLILERGGRHGCVLRLLPSLLISNAELDVFLDKFEQALLAAGVKPV; the protein is encoded by the coding sequence ATGATGACGGATAAAGTCCGTATTGATACTTTACGTGCCGATTTATTAGACGCAAACAACGAAACCTTTTTGGCCCGTCAGGCCGAATTCGAATCGAATGTCAGGAGTTACCCGCGTAAGTTACCGCTGGCTATCACTAAAGCTGAAGGCGTGTGGCTGACGGATGCGGATAACAAACAGTACCTGGACTGCCTCGCGGGCGCCGGTACTCTCGCTCTGGGCCACAACCACCCTGATGTATTGCAGAGCATCCAAAGTGTCATTACCAGCGGCTTGCCGTTACATACCCTCGATCTGACTACCCCGTTAAAAGATCGTTTCTCCGAATACCTGCTCTCTTGCCTGCCGGGCGATGGGAAAGAGTATTGCCTGCAGTTCACCGGTCCTTCCGGCGCTGACGCCGTGGAAGCCGCGCTGAAACTGGCGAAAAAATATACTGGCCGTACGGCGGTGATCAGCTTCTCCGGCGGCTATCACGGGATGACCCATGGCGCGCTGTCCGTCACTGGCAACCTGTCGCCGAAAGCGGCGGTTAACGGCATGATGCCGGAAGTCCAGTTCATGCCTTACCCGCACCTGTATCGTTGCCCGCTGGGCATCGGCGGCGAAGCCGGCGTGAAAGCCCTGACCTACTACTTCGAAAACCTGATCAACGACGTGGAGAGCGGCGTCCGTAAACCGGCGGCGGTGATCCTCGAAGCTGTGCAGGGTGAAGGCGGCGTGAACCCGGCGCCGGTCGAGTGGCTGCAGCGCATCCGCAAAGTGACCGAAGAGCATGGCATTCTGCTGATCGTCGATGAAGTGCAGGCTGGCTTTGCCCGTACCGGTAAATTCTTCGCCTTCGAGCACGCCGGTATCCAGCCGGACATCATCGTGATGTCGAAAGCGGTCGGTGGCGGTCTGCCGCTGGCGGTGCTGGGCATTAAAAAACAGTTCGACGCCTGGGAACCGGGTCACCACACCGGCACCTTCCGCGGCAACCAGCTGGCGATGGCTACCGGTCTGACCACCCTGCGTCACCTGCGCGACAACAAGATTGCCGACAAAGTCGCTGCCCAGGGCGAGTGGCTGAAAGGCAAACTGGCCGAGCTGCAGAAGCGCTACCCGGTCATTGGCCACGTACGCGGTCTTGGTCTGATGATCGGTATCGAAATCGTCAAGCCGAACGAAGCTCAGGATCACATGGGCTGCTACCCGGCTGACGGCGAACTCTCTGCCCTGCTGCAGAAGAAATGCTTTGAAGCGGGCCTGATTCTGGAGCGCGGTGGTCGTCACGGCTGCGTGCTGCGTCTGCTGCCGTCCCTGCTGATCAGCAACGCGGAACTGGATGTGTTCCTCGACAAATTCGAACAGGCCCTGCTGGCCGCCGGCGTAAAGCCGGTCTGA
- a CDS encoding ABC transporter ATP-binding protein translates to MTAPGIEVRGLSLHFGDRRLFDNLSFTVPGGQWVSLLGASGAGKTSLLRVMAGLAPATRGEVVASDGQPIQGRLAWMGQKDLLYPWLSVRDNVALGARLRGEKVDRARVAALLDQVELSSCADARPATLSGGMRQRAALARTLYEDRPIVLMDEPFSALDTLTRTRIQTLAATLLAGRTVVLITHDPQEACRLSHRLLVLSAPDGDIDDSHHLAGTPPRAPDAPDLLNSQAALLQQLMRAHP, encoded by the coding sequence GTGACTGCGCCGGGTATCGAGGTCCGTGGCCTGAGCCTGCATTTCGGCGACCGTCGGTTGTTCGACAACCTGTCGTTTACGGTCCCCGGCGGGCAGTGGGTGTCGCTCCTCGGCGCCAGCGGGGCCGGCAAAACCAGCCTGCTGCGGGTGATGGCCGGTCTGGCGCCCGCCACCCGGGGAGAAGTGGTCGCCAGCGATGGGCAGCCTATTCAGGGCCGTCTGGCGTGGATGGGGCAGAAAGATCTGCTCTACCCCTGGCTGAGCGTCCGGGACAACGTCGCCCTCGGCGCGCGGCTGCGCGGTGAAAAAGTCGATCGTGCCCGGGTCGCCGCCCTGCTTGATCAGGTTGAGCTCTCGTCCTGCGCCGACGCCCGGCCGGCAACCCTCTCCGGCGGCATGCGTCAGCGCGCCGCGCTGGCCCGCACCCTGTATGAGGACCGCCCCATCGTGCTGATGGATGAGCCTTTCTCGGCGCTGGATACCCTCACCCGCACGCGCATTCAAACTCTGGCCGCCACCCTGCTGGCTGGTCGCACGGTGGTGCTGATCACCCACGATCCGCAGGAGGCCTGCCGGCTGAGCCACCGCCTGCTGGTCCTCTCGGCGCCCGACGGCGACATCGATGACAGCCATCACCTTGCCGGCACACCTCCGCGCGCGCCGGACGCGCCCGATCTCTTGAACAGCCAGGCCGCCCTGCTGCAGCAACTGATGAGGGCTCATCCATGA
- a CDS encoding ABC transporter substrate-binding protein produces the protein MKKSLFAGATLTALVSGHALANEPLTLVLDWYINPDHAPIMVAEQIGAFKAQGLDVKIVPPSDPALPPRMVAARQADLAITYQPQVHFFADEGLPLVRVGTLINSPLNTVIALNKQIKTPADLQGKKVGYSVSGIEQATLSTMAQHAGIDPASIKLVNVNFQLTSALLAGQVDAVIGGYRNIEAQELKLQGKTPVVMNVEDYGVPAYDELVIVAHRDAIHEAKIRKFLTALQAGVSYLRAHPQESWEAFAAAHPELKTELNHQAWLQTVPLFATDPAALDKPRYEAYEQFLYNNKLVKKVTPLTNYAVELH, from the coding sequence ATGAAAAAGTCGCTTTTCGCCGGGGCAACCCTGACGGCCCTGGTCAGCGGCCACGCGCTGGCCAATGAACCGCTGACGCTGGTGCTGGACTGGTACATTAACCCCGACCATGCGCCGATTATGGTGGCCGAGCAGATCGGCGCCTTTAAGGCTCAGGGGCTGGACGTCAAGATTGTCCCTCCCTCCGATCCCGCGCTGCCTCCCCGCATGGTGGCCGCCCGTCAGGCGGATCTGGCCATCACCTACCAGCCGCAGGTGCACTTCTTCGCTGACGAAGGGTTACCGCTGGTGCGCGTTGGGACCCTGATTAACTCGCCGCTGAACACGGTGATCGCTCTCAATAAGCAGATCAAAACTCCGGCAGATCTGCAAGGTAAGAAGGTGGGCTATTCGGTCAGCGGCATTGAGCAGGCCACCCTGTCGACCATGGCGCAACACGCGGGTATCGATCCGGCCAGTATCAAACTGGTTAACGTCAATTTCCAACTGACCAGCGCCCTGCTGGCGGGCCAGGTGGACGCGGTCATCGGCGGCTACCGTAATATAGAAGCACAGGAGCTGAAGCTGCAGGGCAAAACGCCGGTAGTGATGAACGTCGAAGATTACGGCGTGCCGGCCTATGACGAGCTGGTGATTGTCGCCCATCGCGACGCGATTCATGAGGCCAAGATCCGTAAATTCCTCACCGCCCTGCAGGCCGGAGTGAGCTATCTGCGCGCCCATCCGCAGGAGAGCTGGGAGGCGTTTGCCGCCGCCCACCCGGAGCTGAAAACCGAACTCAACCACCAGGCGTGGCTGCAAACCGTGCCGCTGTTCGCCACCGATCCGGCGGCGCTGGATAAACCGCGCTACGAAGCTTATGAACAGTTTTTATATAACAATAAGTTGGTGAAAAAAGTCACACCTTTAACAAATTATGCGGTGGAACTGCATTGA
- a CDS encoding ABC transporter permease yields the protein MTGRLWRGSMVFCGLMILWGLASRSGIPHFLLPSPMAVAEALWVNRAYLGWHTLITLSEILSGLALGVTLGVTLALGMILSPRLQRWLMPLVLTSQAIPVFALAPLLVLWLGFGMSAKVAMAVLVIFFPVTSAFFDGLRRVNQEYLDLARSMNASFGAQLRHVRLMAALPALGSGLRMAAAVAPIGAIIGEWVGSAEGLGYVMLNANARLQTDICFAALFILVLLTLLLWLAVDTLLHRLIDWSPE from the coding sequence ATGACCGGACGTCTCTGGCGGGGCAGCATGGTGTTCTGCGGGTTGATGATCCTCTGGGGTCTGGCCAGCCGCAGCGGCATTCCTCACTTTCTTTTACCCTCCCCGATGGCGGTCGCCGAGGCGCTGTGGGTTAATCGCGCCTATCTCGGCTGGCACACGCTTATCACGCTCAGTGAGATCCTGAGCGGCCTGGCGCTGGGCGTGACGCTCGGCGTCACCCTGGCGCTGGGTATGATCCTCTCTCCGCGCCTGCAGCGCTGGCTGATGCCGCTGGTCCTCACCAGTCAGGCGATCCCGGTCTTTGCCCTCGCCCCGCTGCTGGTGCTGTGGCTGGGCTTTGGCATGAGCGCCAAAGTGGCGATGGCCGTGCTGGTGATTTTCTTTCCGGTGACTTCCGCCTTCTTTGATGGCTTGCGACGGGTCAACCAGGAATATCTCGATCTGGCGCGCAGCATGAACGCCTCCTTCGGCGCTCAGCTGCGGCATGTCCGCCTGATGGCTGCCCTGCCTGCGCTGGGCTCGGGCCTGCGGATGGCGGCGGCGGTGGCGCCCATCGGCGCGATTATCGGCGAATGGGTCGGCTCCGCTGAGGGGCTGGGCTACGTCATGCTCAATGCCAATGCGCGGCTGCAAACCGATATCTGCTTCGCCGCGCTGTTTATTTTAGTGCTACTGACCCTCCTGCTGTGGCTGGCGGTAGATACCCTGCTACACCGGCTGATCGACTGGTCACCGGAATAA
- the tenA gene encoding thiaminase II, which translates to MIIPAFSHGLYGRLRQLAAADWQHYVAHPFVQQLAEGTLAESAFRRYLTQDYLFLIHFARSYALLVSKLRTLPEMRAAAASMNAILNELPLHVGYCAQWGISEQEMATQPEAPETINYTRYVLDIGHSGDALDLLVALMPCVAGYAEIGLGLLQHPATRLDDNPYASWIRNYGDEGYLHGVNAALALLETVWQQRGSEARITELSEIFTTGTRLEAQFWQMGLNATAETRA; encoded by the coding sequence GTGATAATTCCCGCGTTTAGCCATGGTCTTTATGGCCGTTTACGCCAGCTGGCCGCCGCTGACTGGCAGCACTATGTGGCGCATCCTTTCGTCCAGCAGCTTGCCGAGGGCACCCTGGCGGAAAGCGCATTTCGTCGCTACCTGACCCAGGATTATCTGTTTCTGATCCACTTTGCCCGCAGCTATGCGCTGCTGGTGAGTAAACTGCGCACGCTGCCGGAGATGCGGGCCGCGGCCGCCTCAATGAACGCCATCCTCAACGAACTGCCGCTGCACGTCGGTTACTGCGCTCAGTGGGGCATTAGCGAGCAGGAGATGGCTACCCAGCCTGAAGCGCCGGAAACCATTAACTATACCCGCTACGTGCTGGATATTGGCCACTCGGGTGACGCGCTGGATCTACTGGTCGCGCTGATGCCCTGCGTGGCCGGTTATGCGGAAATCGGTCTCGGCCTGCTGCAGCATCCCGCCACCCGACTGGACGATAACCCCTACGCCTCGTGGATCCGCAACTATGGCGATGAAGGCTATCTGCACGGCGTCAATGCCGCGCTGGCGCTGCTGGAAACGGTATGGCAGCAGCGCGGGAGCGAGGCCCGGATCACTGAGCTGAGCGAGATTTTCACCACCGGCACCCGCCTTGAGGCGCAGTTCTGGCAGATGGGCCTCAACGCGACAGCGGAGACCCGGGCGTGA